In one Lysobacter alkalisoli genomic region, the following are encoded:
- the ahpC gene encoding alkyl hydroperoxide reductase subunit C: protein MSLINTHVPQFKADAFHDGKFIEVTDADLKGKWSVLIFMPAAFTFNCPTEVEDAADNYAEFQKAGAEVYIVTTDTHFSHKVWHETSPAVGKARFPLVGDPTHRLTRAFGVHIEEAGLALRGTFVINPEGQIKTAEIHDNAIARDVSETLRKLKAARFVAEHPNEVCPAKWKEGEKTIAPSLDLVGKI from the coding sequence GTGTCGCTGATCAACACCCACGTCCCGCAGTTCAAGGCCGACGCCTTCCACGACGGCAAGTTCATTGAAGTGACCGACGCCGACCTGAAGGGCAAGTGGTCGGTGCTGATCTTCATGCCGGCCGCGTTCACCTTCAACTGCCCGACCGAGGTCGAGGACGCCGCCGACAACTACGCCGAGTTCCAGAAGGCCGGCGCCGAGGTCTACATCGTCACCACCGACACCCACTTCTCGCACAAGGTGTGGCACGAAACCTCGCCGGCGGTGGGCAAGGCCAGGTTCCCGCTGGTCGGCGACCCGACCCACCGGCTGACCCGCGCCTTCGGCGTGCATATCGAAGAAGCAGGCCTGGCCCTGCGCGGCACCTTCGTGATCAACCCGGAAGGCCAGATCAAGACCGCCGAGATCCACGACAACGCGATCGCCCGCGACGTCTCGGAGACCCTGCGCAAGCTGAAGGCCGCCAGGTTCGTCGCCGAACACCCCAACGAGGTCTGCCCGGCCAAGTGGAAGGAAGGCGAGAAGACCATCGCGCCGTCGCTGGACCTGGTCGGCAAGATCTGA
- the ahpF gene encoding alkyl hydroperoxide reductase subunit F, giving the protein MLDAALKTQLKAYLEKVTQPIELVASLDDSAKSQELDALLRDIVGLSDKVAYSRNGDDARKPSFAIRRIGTDVQVAFAGLPMGHEFTSLVLALLQVGGHPPKLDDEVIEQIRNIEGKFTFETYFSLSCQNCPDTVQALNLMSVINPNIKHTSIDGALFQAEVEARQVMSVPTVLLNGEVFDTGRMSVEQILAKIDTGAADRAAEQIKAKDAFDVLVVGGGPAGAAAAIYAARKGIRTGIAAERFGGQVLDTMAIENFISVPHTEGPKLAAALEQHVKDYEVDVMNLQRAEALVPADDDGLVEVKLANGASLKSRTVILSTGARWRQMGVPGEDEYRNKGVAYCPHCDGPLFKGKRVAVIGGGNSGVEAAIDLAGIVAHVTLIEFDGKLRADEVLQRKLRSLPNVDIIVSAQTTEVFGDGQKVTGLAYKDRVGGDLHRIDLEGVFVQIGLLPNTEWLKGTVELSPRGEIVIDARGQTSVPGVFAAGDATTVPYKQIVIAMGAGSTAALAAFDHLIRTSAPAEVKEAEAA; this is encoded by the coding sequence ATGCTCGACGCCGCACTCAAGACCCAGTTGAAGGCCTACCTTGAAAAGGTCACGCAGCCGATCGAGCTGGTGGCCTCGCTCGACGACAGCGCCAAGTCGCAGGAGCTCGACGCCCTGCTGCGCGACATCGTCGGGCTGTCCGACAAGGTTGCCTACTCACGCAACGGCGACGATGCGCGCAAGCCGTCATTCGCGATCCGCCGCATCGGCACCGATGTCCAGGTCGCCTTCGCCGGGCTGCCGATGGGCCACGAGTTCACCTCGCTGGTGCTGGCGCTGCTGCAGGTCGGCGGCCACCCGCCCAAGCTCGATGACGAAGTGATCGAACAGATCCGCAACATCGAAGGCAAGTTCACGTTCGAGACCTATTTCTCGCTGTCCTGCCAGAACTGCCCGGACACCGTGCAGGCGCTCAACCTGATGAGCGTGATCAACCCCAACATCAAGCACACCTCGATCGACGGCGCGCTGTTCCAGGCCGAGGTCGAGGCACGCCAGGTCATGTCGGTGCCGACCGTGCTGCTCAACGGCGAGGTGTTCGACACCGGCCGCATGAGCGTCGAGCAGATCCTCGCGAAGATCGACACCGGTGCCGCCGACCGCGCCGCCGAGCAGATCAAGGCGAAGGACGCATTCGACGTGCTGGTCGTCGGCGGCGGCCCGGCCGGCGCCGCGGCCGCGATCTACGCCGCCCGCAAGGGCATCCGCACCGGCATCGCCGCCGAGCGTTTCGGCGGCCAGGTGCTCGACACCATGGCGATCGAGAACTTCATCTCGGTCCCGCACACCGAAGGCCCGAAGCTGGCCGCCGCGCTGGAACAGCACGTCAAGGACTACGAGGTCGACGTGATGAACCTGCAGCGCGCCGAGGCATTGGTTCCGGCTGACGACGATGGTTTGGTCGAGGTGAAGCTCGCCAACGGCGCCTCGCTGAAATCACGCACGGTGATCCTGTCCACCGGCGCACGCTGGCGGCAGATGGGCGTGCCCGGCGAGGACGAGTACCGCAACAAGGGCGTGGCCTACTGCCCGCACTGCGACGGCCCGCTGTTCAAGGGCAAGCGGGTGGCGGTGATCGGCGGCGGCAACTCCGGCGTCGAGGCGGCGATCGATCTGGCCGGGATCGTTGCCCACGTCACCCTGATCGAGTTCGACGGCAAGCTGCGCGCCGACGAGGTGCTGCAGCGCAAGCTGCGCAGCCTGCCCAACGTCGACATCATCGTCAGTGCGCAGACCACCGAAGTGTTCGGCGACGGCCAGAAAGTCACCGGACTGGCCTACAAGGACCGCGTCGGCGGCGACCTGCACCGCATCGACCTGGAGGGCGTGTTCGTGCAGATCGGCCTGCTGCCCAACACCGAATGGCTGAAGGGCACCGTGGAACTGAGCCCGCGCGGCGAGATCGTCATCGACGCACGCGGCCAGACCAGCGTGCCGGGCGTGTTCGCAGCAGGCGATGCGACCACCGTGCCGTACAAGCAGATCGTGATCGCGATGGGCGCCGGCTCGACCGCCGCACTCGCCGCCTTCGACCACCTGATCCGTACCTCGGCCCCGGCCGAGGTGAAAGAAGCGGAGGCAGCATAG
- a CDS encoding LysR substrate-binding domain-containing protein, with translation MNLRDLKYLVALAEHKHFGRAAAASFVSQPTLSTQIKKLEDELGVALVERAPRRIMLTPVGHEIAERARKVIAEVEQMAEIARRSQDPEAGTVRLGMFPTLGPYLLPHVVSGLRERFPRLELLLVEEKTDQILSRLRDGRLDAGLLALPIHDDQLHIEPLFDEPFMLAVPRQHPMAARDHLQVNDLDDQHLLLLEEGHCLRDQALDVCRMAGADERDGFRATSLETLRQMVASGVGITLLPMLAVQPPVPPSPGIHLLQFDGQPPHRQIAMVWRKSSAMDGFLRKLADEFRGLPDALLQPPQAQPTH, from the coding sequence ATGAACCTGCGTGACCTCAAGTACCTCGTGGCACTGGCCGAGCACAAGCACTTCGGTCGCGCCGCCGCGGCCAGCTTCGTCAGCCAGCCGACCCTGTCCACCCAGATCAAGAAGCTGGAGGACGAACTCGGCGTCGCCCTGGTCGAGCGCGCACCGCGTCGGATCATGCTGACCCCGGTCGGCCATGAGATCGCCGAGCGTGCGCGCAAGGTCATCGCCGAGGTCGAACAGATGGCCGAGATCGCCCGCCGCAGCCAGGACCCGGAAGCGGGCACGGTGCGGCTGGGGATGTTCCCTACCCTCGGCCCCTACCTGCTGCCACACGTGGTGTCCGGCCTGCGCGAACGCTTCCCGCGGCTCGAACTGCTGCTGGTCGAGGAAAAGACCGACCAGATCCTCTCCCGCCTGCGCGACGGCCGCCTCGACGCCGGTCTGCTCGCGCTGCCGATTCACGACGACCAGTTGCACATCGAGCCGCTGTTCGACGAACCGTTCATGCTCGCGGTGCCGCGTCAGCACCCGATGGCGGCGCGCGACCACCTGCAGGTCAACGACCTCGACGACCAGCACCTGCTGCTGCTGGAAGAAGGCCACTGCCTGCGCGACCAGGCGCTCGACGTCTGCCGCATGGCCGGCGCCGACGAACGCGACGGCTTCCGCGCCACCAGCCTGGAAACCCTGCGCCAGATGGTCGCCTCCGGCGTCGGCATCACCCTGCTGCCGATGCTGGCCGTGCAACCGCCGGTGCCACCGTCACCCGGCATCCATCTGCTGCAGTTCGACGGCCAGCCGCCGCACCGCCAGATCGCGATGGTCTGGCGCAAGAGCTCGGCGATGGACGGCTTCCTGCGCAAGCTCGCCGACGAGTTCCGGGGTCTGCCCGACGCCCTGTTGCAGCCGCCACAAGCTCAGCCGACACACTGA
- a CDS encoding VOC family protein — MAVHELFAYICVDDAEKAIAFYRDAFGATELFRLVEPGGRIGHAEVSLGGSTLMLSEEYPEIGVRRPDPDGPNNVTIHIHVDDADELVERAVAHGATLLMAPKDMFYGERSGVVRDPFGHRWNIGHSIEEVTPEEMQRRYEKIVDPC; from the coding sequence ATGGCCGTGCATGAACTGTTTGCCTACATCTGCGTGGACGATGCCGAAAAGGCGATTGCCTTCTACCGCGATGCGTTCGGCGCGACCGAACTGTTCCGCCTGGTCGAACCCGGCGGCCGCATCGGCCATGCCGAGGTCTCGCTTGGCGGAAGCACGCTGATGCTGAGCGAGGAGTACCCCGAGATCGGTGTGCGTCGCCCTGATCCCGACGGCCCGAACAACGTGACGATCCACATCCATGTCGACGATGCCGACGAGTTGGTCGAGCGCGCCGTCGCCCACGGCGCGACCCTGCTGATGGCGCCGAAAGACATGTTCTACGGCGAACGTTCCGGCGTGGTCCGCGACCCGTTCGGCCACCGCTGGAACATCGGCCACAGCATCGAGGAGGTCACGCCCGAGGAGATGCAGCGGCGCTACGAGAAGATCGTCGATCCGTGTTGA
- a CDS encoding helix-turn-helix domain-containing protein, protein MARACPDAALQPYVETLWVSAGEAARAPREHSLPSGAMHLAIRLDAPLRLYAGSADTVGHEVSQAVIGGVRMGHCIKDTSTPGRSVGAVLRPGAARALFGCSAAELAGRHLPLDQVWGSEAGLLLERLQAEADPSRQLDLFAAALRARLRPVGALHPQIAQALHDLARAGSVADAVAASGHSHRHFIARFREATGLPPKAYARLRRFRRALRMLARGGALAEVAFAAGYSDQAHFSREFRELSGVTPRAYRAARPDAAHHLPVGAVR, encoded by the coding sequence ATGGCCAGAGCTTGCCCGGATGCCGCGCTGCAACCGTATGTCGAGACCCTGTGGGTGTCGGCGGGCGAGGCGGCGCGGGCGCCGCGCGAGCATTCGCTGCCGAGCGGGGCGATGCATCTGGCGATCCGGCTCGATGCGCCGTTGCGGCTGTATGCCGGCAGTGCGGACACGGTCGGGCATGAGGTCTCGCAGGCGGTGATCGGCGGTGTGCGGATGGGGCACTGCATCAAGGACACTTCGACACCTGGCCGCTCGGTCGGTGCGGTGTTGCGGCCGGGTGCGGCGCGGGCGCTGTTCGGCTGCAGCGCGGCCGAGCTGGCCGGCCGCCACCTGCCGCTCGATCAGGTGTGGGGAAGCGAGGCCGGGCTGCTGCTCGAACGCCTGCAGGCCGAGGCCGATCCGTCGCGCCAGCTCGACCTGTTCGCCGCCGCGTTGCGGGCACGGCTGCGTCCGGTCGGGGCCCTGCATCCGCAGATCGCGCAGGCGCTGCACGATCTCGCCCGCGCGGGCAGCGTTGCCGATGCGGTGGCGGCGTCGGGGCACAGCCATCGGCATTTCATCGCGCGGTTCCGCGAGGCGACCGGCTTGCCGCCCAAGGCCTACGCGCGGTTGCGGCGGTTCCGGCGTGCGCTGCGGATGCTCGCGCGCGGCGGCGCGCTGGCCGAGGTGGCATTCGCGGCGGGCTACAGCGACCAGGCCCATTTCAGTCGCGAGTTCCGCGAGCTGTCCGGGGTCACGCCGCGCGCGTATCGTGCCGCCCGTCCGGACGCCGCCCATCACCTGCCGGTCGGGGCGGTGCGCTGA
- a CDS encoding alpha/beta fold hydrolase, producing MGTPKTFVEKVTSPPTLELLELFRDNSYDAAIEQLGAWGLPRDLAHGAWSDFKVLLGPWDSIRFDAAPMVFIHHGEGDDNAPIESVRDLASKLPKSEIRISPYASHAGLAEDDSCTEMAKIFREVSGAER from the coding sequence ATGGGCACGCCCAAGACCTTTGTGGAAAAGGTGACCTCGCCACCCACATTGGAGTTGTTGGAGCTCTTTAGAGACAACAGCTATGACGCAGCAATCGAGCAACTTGGGGCGTGGGGACTTCCGCGAGACCTCGCCCATGGCGCCTGGTCTGATTTCAAAGTTCTTCTTGGGCCTTGGGATTCGATCCGCTTCGATGCCGCGCCAATGGTCTTTATTCACCATGGCGAAGGGGATGATAATGCCCCGATCGAGAGTGTTCGCGATCTCGCAAGCAAGCTGCCAAAATCGGAAATTCGTATATCCCCTTACGCTAGCCATGCCGGACTTGCCGAGGATGATTCTTGTACAGAGATGGCAAAAATTTTTCGTGAAGTATCAGGTGCTGAGCGCTAA
- a CDS encoding nuclease-related domain-containing DEAD/DEAH box helicase, translating into MADIFPCLENIERLKVPPTPGEMALATYMAQRLSDEYEIFFQPFLNGDMPDIILMRREGGVAIVEVKDWNLSSYSVDDKNQWRERAGNHVIRSPFRQVFGYKSNMFNLHINGLAEKNALNNNFYGIIKPFVYFHESTKEDINELYHSAESSLRQARDELNQSFRNREIPHAAYEKRLGYLDKKLRQIGRDKGMSVLPNDFSKLTNCLKQNHVLFTDLIHDEFLRYLKPPYHVESQGKNIDYDAKQLKLAQSVPGFAKIKGVAGCGKTTVLAKRAVNAHKRHDDKVLIFTYNKTLRNYIRDKISEVREDFSWGAFGITNYHAFIAQEMNQCGMEVSPPDDRRAASQYFDKLYSDENLFDGFEEQLYKYKTILLDEVQDYRPEWIKIIRKYFLSDDGEMILFGDEGQNIYERNIGKTNSAIVQGFGRWERLTKSYRSKSDSEILRVANAFQNSYLLEKYDIDLVDVDPVQSSMAFEFFEGCLLPSPIDCTAIYKKIYSILRKYQIHPNDASIISSSIEVLRKLDTIICRETNEKTQTTFETEYVYQTLADKYKKDQNKLGKALDAIRGSKKFSFNLNSGLIKLSTVHSFKGLETSTSFFIILEEDADEMVYTGITRGRDNCFVLIAEPSRFVGFFRDACKVPMLGIEA; encoded by the coding sequence ATGGCTGACATTTTTCCATGTCTTGAAAACATTGAGCGGTTAAAGGTGCCTCCTACGCCCGGCGAGATGGCACTTGCCACGTACATGGCCCAGAGGCTCTCAGACGAGTACGAGATCTTCTTTCAACCGTTTCTGAATGGTGACATGCCAGACATTATCTTGATGCGGAGAGAGGGCGGGGTCGCGATAGTTGAGGTAAAGGACTGGAATCTAAGTTCATATAGTGTTGACGATAAAAATCAATGGAGAGAACGCGCTGGAAATCATGTGATTCGATCCCCCTTTAGGCAGGTCTTCGGCTATAAATCCAATATGTTCAATTTGCACATTAACGGGTTGGCTGAGAAAAATGCACTCAATAATAATTTTTATGGGATTATTAAACCATTCGTTTACTTTCACGAATCAACAAAGGAAGATATTAACGAGCTTTACCATTCAGCGGAAAGCTCACTTAGGCAGGCTCGCGATGAGCTCAATCAAAGTTTCAGAAATCGCGAGATTCCGCATGCCGCATATGAAAAAAGGCTTGGCTATTTAGACAAAAAACTTAGACAGATTGGTCGTGACAAGGGCATGTCGGTACTTCCGAACGACTTTTCAAAACTAACCAATTGCCTAAAACAAAACCACGTTCTGTTTACCGATCTAATTCATGACGAATTTCTAAGATACCTTAAGCCTCCGTATCACGTTGAGAGCCAAGGAAAGAACATCGATTATGATGCCAAGCAACTTAAGCTTGCACAAAGCGTGCCTGGGTTCGCCAAAATTAAAGGGGTTGCCGGCTGTGGAAAAACAACGGTGCTGGCCAAGCGAGCGGTCAATGCTCACAAGAGACACGACGACAAGGTTCTGATTTTTACGTACAACAAGACATTGCGAAACTATATTCGTGACAAGATTAGCGAGGTTAGGGAGGATTTTTCCTGGGGCGCTTTCGGAATCACGAACTATCACGCATTTATCGCCCAAGAGATGAACCAGTGCGGCATGGAGGTTTCCCCGCCGGATGATCGAAGAGCCGCGTCTCAATATTTTGACAAACTATATTCTGATGAAAATTTGTTCGATGGGTTCGAGGAGCAGCTTTACAAGTACAAAACTATTCTTCTAGATGAGGTTCAAGACTACAGGCCGGAATGGATCAAGATCATTAGGAAGTACTTTCTTTCGGATGACGGCGAGATGATACTTTTCGGTGACGAAGGCCAGAATATCTATGAGAGAAATATTGGCAAGACGAATTCAGCCATCGTTCAAGGTTTTGGACGCTGGGAGCGGCTGACAAAATCCTACAGATCAAAAAGTGATTCCGAGATCCTCAGGGTGGCGAATGCGTTTCAGAATAGTTATCTTTTGGAAAAGTACGACATCGATCTTGTTGATGTCGATCCCGTGCAATCCAGCATGGCTTTCGAGTTTTTTGAGGGATGTTTGCTGCCTTCCCCAATTGATTGCACTGCCATATACAAGAAAATTTACAGCATATTAAGGAAATATCAGATCCACCCGAATGATGCATCTATAATTTCCTCTAGTATTGAAGTTCTCAGAAAGCTAGACACCATAATCTGCAGAGAAACCAACGAGAAGACGCAAACTACTTTTGAAACCGAATACGTATATCAAACGCTGGCTGATAAATACAAGAAGGATCAGAATAAGCTTGGTAAAGCGCTGGATGCTATTCGGGGCAGCAAGAAATTCAGCTTTAACTTGAACAGTGGGCTTATAAAACTATCGACGGTGCACAGTTTCAAGGGGCTGGAGACTTCGACCTCGTTCTTTATTATTCTGGAGGAGGATGCCGATGAGATGGTTTATACCGGAATCACTAGAGGCCGTGACAACTGTTTTGTTTTAATCGCTGAGCCGTCGAGATTTGTGGGATTTTTCAGGGACGCCTGCAAAGTTCCAATGTTGGGGATTGAGGCGTGA
- a CDS encoding alpha/beta fold hydrolase produces the protein MTALVVLPGLDGTATLHTEFLTAVGTAFDSVVVIPYPPDKALGYAALERLVRAQLPPTTPFVLLGESFSGPIALSVAADPPPNLVGLVLSTTFAKTPVPLLSPLATLTRIAPVRSLPPSVLSWLLLGRWATPQLEASLQTALLAVNPAVLRFRAAAAIRANVSARLSSISAPLLYLRATHDRLLSVTAGRHILSALPQCTTADVAGPHLLLQAAPTECARAVAAFSRHLG, from the coding sequence ATGACCGCACTTGTGGTTCTCCCAGGCCTAGATGGCACCGCGACCCTCCACACTGAGTTCCTGACGGCAGTTGGTACGGCATTCGATTCGGTCGTCGTTATCCCGTATCCACCGGATAAAGCTCTCGGCTATGCCGCGCTCGAGAGACTGGTCAGGGCGCAGCTTCCTCCAACCACGCCGTTTGTGCTCTTGGGCGAGTCCTTCTCTGGCCCCATCGCACTCTCCGTTGCCGCAGACCCGCCGCCCAATCTTGTGGGCCTAGTTCTCTCCACAACCTTTGCCAAGACTCCCGTTCCTTTGCTTTCGCCGTTGGCCACGCTTACGCGCATTGCACCAGTGCGCTCCCTGCCGCCTTCGGTTCTGTCGTGGCTTCTGCTTGGTCGCTGGGCCACACCGCAGTTGGAGGCGTCACTGCAAACCGCTTTATTGGCTGTAAATCCCGCAGTGCTCCGGTTCCGCGCAGCAGCGGCCATACGGGCCAATGTATCGGCTCGTCTCAGCTCAATTTCTGCACCACTCCTCTACCTGCGCGCCACTCACGACAGATTGCTTTCTGTGACTGCCGGTCGGCATATTCTCTCGGCACTTCCGCAATGCACCACCGCAGACGTTGCTGGACCTCACCTCCTGCTGCAAGCTGCTCCGACAGAGTGCGCTCGGGCTGTGGCTGCCTTTTCCAGGCATCTCGGCTAG
- a CDS encoding amidohydrolase family protein: MKVFMLLPCVLLAGLSIAQDRSPIIDMHLHASSPDEFGGPQTVCTNRDEVEFPPVDPREEVTVQKTSICARPLMSVRDGEENARRTGEMMKQYNMYGVLDVSKDGLEASLAHDHEWRRHAPGRYWIAIDFAGTDLPPLDQLEDLIRQGRIQLFAEVSPQYDGDKPTVERLEPYFALAERLDVPIGLHLGEGPPGGAHVMPGSNYSPAAGRPLDLDPVLRRHPKLRLYVMHYGSPLIEEMIALLYSHPNLYVDVAQNNWGFPRAHFYRQLQQLVDAGFGKRIMFGSDQMIWPDTIPIAIETIKQAPFLTEEQKRDILYNNAANFLRLDQATIDQHHGK; encoded by the coding sequence ATGAAAGTCTTCATGTTATTACCCTGTGTACTGCTTGCAGGCCTCAGCATCGCGCAAGATCGCTCCCCAATCATTGACATGCACCTCCACGCCAGCTCACCGGATGAATTCGGCGGACCGCAGACGGTCTGCACAAATCGGGATGAGGTCGAGTTCCCACCCGTCGATCCACGCGAAGAGGTAACAGTTCAGAAAACCTCGATCTGCGCCCGCCCGCTGATGTCCGTCCGCGACGGCGAAGAGAATGCGCGCCGCACCGGCGAGATGATGAAGCAATACAACATGTACGGTGTGCTCGACGTTAGCAAAGACGGACTCGAGGCGAGTCTGGCGCACGACCATGAATGGCGCCGCCATGCGCCCGGGCGCTACTGGATCGCAATCGACTTCGCTGGCACAGATCTGCCGCCGCTCGACCAACTTGAGGATCTGATTCGCCAAGGTCGCATCCAGCTATTTGCCGAAGTCAGCCCACAGTATGACGGCGACAAGCCCACCGTGGAGCGGCTAGAACCATATTTCGCGCTGGCAGAACGGCTTGACGTCCCTATAGGTCTTCACCTTGGCGAGGGACCGCCGGGAGGCGCACACGTCATGCCTGGAAGCAACTATAGTCCCGCAGCAGGGCGCCCGCTCGATCTCGACCCGGTGCTGAGACGGCATCCGAAGCTGCGCCTCTACGTCATGCATTACGGGTCGCCGCTGATCGAGGAAATGATTGCGCTGCTCTACTCCCATCCCAACCTCTACGTTGATGTGGCGCAGAACAACTGGGGATTTCCGCGCGCGCATTTCTATCGTCAGCTTCAGCAGCTAGTGGACGCAGGATTCGGCAAGCGGATCATGTTCGGATCCGACCAGATGATCTGGCCAGACACCATCCCCATCGCCATTGAGACGATCAAACAAGCGCCGTTCCTGACGGAGGAGCAGAAACGGGACATTCTCTATAACAACGCAGCGAATTTCCTTCGTCTAGACCAAGCAACCATTGACCAGCACCATGGCAAATGA
- a CDS encoding ankyrin repeat domain-containing protein — MSKKVPTRHVLFTALSLAFAILFQLYLAEPLAYWLRPTKHLFNEAGWKSFSEDRTEKVAFLLRHGADPNEIVLRDHAAIHAAAHWGSVTAMEQLISAGADVNLPTTSEVNPETPLDLACRFGPETVDLLVRHGATRLGSYKHTYEGAQAHPACSDDESVDTDL; from the coding sequence TTGAGCAAGAAGGTGCCCACTCGACATGTTCTATTCACCGCTCTTTCCTTAGCGTTTGCCATTCTGTTCCAGCTCTATCTAGCGGAACCTCTGGCCTACTGGCTGCGCCCTACGAAGCACTTGTTCAATGAAGCCGGCTGGAAGAGTTTCAGCGAGGATCGCACAGAGAAAGTTGCGTTTCTGCTCAGGCACGGGGCAGACCCAAACGAGATTGTCCTCCGAGATCACGCGGCGATACACGCTGCGGCTCATTGGGGATCTGTCACGGCAATGGAGCAGCTGATTTCAGCTGGGGCTGACGTCAACCTACCCACCACCTCAGAAGTGAACCCAGAAACGCCACTGGATCTCGCGTGTCGTTTTGGACCGGAAACCGTTGATCTGCTGGTACGACATGGCGCCACGCGATTAGGTTCCTACAAGCATACCTACGAAGGGGCTCAAGCCCATCCTGCCTGTAGCGACGATGAGAGCGTTGATACGGATTTATGA
- a CDS encoding trypsin-like serine protease, whose translation MTRFLLLILLAAPSIASAIIIRDDVDDSKYRIAASEFPALVDMPGDGHGVLIASQWVITAAHTIPMHSELKQVVINGMSRDVDRVVMHSGYKTLPQGLIDQAMASGEAMLIVVFLASSDDIALIKLTQPVTDVAPVAIYKDSDEPGQIVKIVGKGATGTGATGHDPRGPNRTELRRAFNKITSAYDRWFCYVFDEPSSALPLRAYWAMGTAAAPCSSRSMANGCWPGWAPGRSSKATS comes from the coding sequence ATGACTCGATTTTTGCTGCTCATACTCCTTGCGGCACCATCAATCGCTAGCGCCATCATTATTCGAGATGATGTTGATGATTCAAAGTATCGGATTGCGGCCTCTGAGTTCCCTGCTCTCGTCGATATGCCCGGTGACGGGCACGGCGTACTGATTGCTTCCCAGTGGGTCATTACTGCGGCCCATACGATCCCGATGCATTCTGAACTCAAGCAGGTAGTCATCAACGGGATGTCGAGGGACGTTGACCGCGTCGTCATGCATTCCGGGTACAAGACGCTGCCTCAAGGGCTGATCGATCAGGCAATGGCCAGTGGGGAGGCCATGTTGATAGTGGTGTTTCTTGCCTCATCCGACGACATCGCACTGATCAAGTTGACCCAACCCGTGACGGATGTCGCTCCTGTCGCAATCTACAAGGACAGTGACGAGCCAGGCCAAATCGTCAAGATCGTGGGGAAAGGCGCTACGGGTACAGGAGCCACTGGGCACGACCCCAGAGGCCCCAATCGGACGGAGCTTCGCCGGGCGTTCAACAAAATCACCAGTGCTTACGACCGCTGGTTTTGCTACGTGTTCGACGAGCCATCGTCGGCCCTGCCCTTGAGGGCATACTGGGCAATGGGGACAGCGGCGGCCCCGTGCTCATCCAGATCGATGGCCAATGGTTGTTGGCCGGGATGGGCTCCTGGAAGGTCGTCCAAGGCAACATCATGA
- a CDS encoding rhodanese-like domain-containing protein, which yields MKSKISVLTATLLVTAQASAQVKSHPPANVSFDDFKGLVAEVETHRASRLVDLDTFMKMSKQPGVIILDTRSTFRYERIHLEGAKHLSFTDFTQNNLQEVIPSLDTTILIYCNNNFEGNQIDFATKIALPQRGDSLSAQFAAQEKPIMMALNIPTYINLYGYGYRNVYELDELVNVNDPRIKFEGSIVKVGPSAQGNGGN from the coding sequence ATGAAGTCGAAAATATCAGTTTTGACAGCCACGCTGCTTGTCACTGCACAGGCATCGGCACAGGTGAAGAGCCACCCACCCGCCAACGTCAGTTTCGACGATTTCAAGGGCCTGGTTGCCGAGGTTGAAACGCACCGGGCAAGCCGTCTGGTCGATCTCGATACTTTCATGAAGATGAGCAAGCAGCCGGGAGTCATCATTCTCGATACGCGGTCGACATTTCGCTATGAGCGAATTCACCTCGAAGGGGCGAAACACTTGAGTTTTACCGACTTCACGCAGAACAACCTGCAGGAAGTCATACCTTCCCTTGATACGACCATACTGATCTACTGCAACAACAATTTCGAAGGCAACCAGATCGATTTCGCCACCAAGATTGCGCTTCCCCAGCGAGGAGATTCGTTGTCAGCACAATTCGCCGCTCAAGAGAAGCCCATCATGATGGCCCTGAACATTCCAACATACATCAACCTGTACGGGTATGGATATCGGAATGTGTATGAGTTGGATGAGCTCGTGAACGTAAACGATCCGAGGATCAAGTTTGAAGGATCTATCGTTAAAGTTGGGCCATCGGCCCAGGGAAACGGAGGTAACTAA